The genomic interval GTCCCAGGTACAATTGAAAGAGGCGGCCGTTCTGTGCGGTCTGCAATACGAGCGCTGTTTCATTGGTGGAGATATGTATGGTCTCCGCCTGAACTGCTGTATAGGTTACAACAACCAGGATAAACAAAATGGATAATATCTTCTTCCTCATTGATACAATTTATTGCTTATTGATTTTCAGGAAACGAATGTCTGTCAGTGAAATATATTGCTTATTTTCTATTTATTTTAAGGAAACGAACATCTTTTGCCGGAATATTGATCGTATCCGCAGCGTCTATGTCAGTATGTGACCAAAGGTCGCGCACTGTATAGAGCTTATGGGGATCAAGCCCCAGTCTTTGCAATGGCAGCTGCGTACTACGGGCATTTTCGGTGTAATTGAAAACGGCGTAATAGGTATTGCCTTTCGCATCCGTAAATGTGAACTGGTCTTCGGAGCGTTCCCCGGTACCTTCCACGGGACGGAAGCTGCGGCCCATGGCGGCAGCATTTACTTCGGCATTGGTCAGGAACTGCCGGGCTTTCGCCTTACCTTCTTCGCTGCCACCTTTACTGAAGTCGTCTCCGGAGATAAACAATCCCGTGATAACGGCGGAGGTAACACGGGCACGGTTCTCCCCTTCTGAAGCCTGTTGCAGCACCACATGATCGGCATCATTGAAACGGTAGATCTTATTGATCCACCAACCATAGGAAACTGCATTCAGGGTGTACTCAGTATCCTTGATCTTGTTCCAGGCATCGCAGGCTATGCGGCGAGACTGGGCATACTGAGCGGGAAATATTGGTGCAATGGAGAGGTTAATGTACATATTGCCGAAGTATTTATCCAGCAGCTGCATACCGTAGTTGTAAGCCGCAATACCGGATCTTACCTGGGGATTGTACCACTTATCTGCGTTAATAGCGCCATGCGCCATAAAGTCAACTTTTACATACTGAAAGCCACAACGATGAAAGAGAGCAGCTACTTTCTTCATGCGCTCTTCAATAGCCGGATGCGTAGGGTCGATGGCATAAGCCCCGTCCAGGTCCTGCGGCTGGCCATTCGCATACAGGTACACATCTTTGAACTTATACTGCGGCGCTTCTTTTATATCCGACTCCGGGCGTTTACCCCAGTCGGTAAAAGGCGTCCAGTATATGCCGGCCATCTGGCCATTAGCTTTGCAGTGCTTTACGAAGTCTTTCAACTGTTCTTCCGTAAAACGGTCCCAACCGGAGTCCAGTCCAATCACCAGTTCTCCGTCGCTGTTCACAAAATGATGATTCTGCAGGTTGTCATGGAAGAAGTCAGACACTTCCAAAGCCTTCTCATAGCTGATATTGAACTGCAATACGCCCCAGCTGTTCCATCCCATTGGCAGGGCTTTGTTCCAGGCTCTAGGAGGAGCGATGGCAGCGTTGGCGGTTCCGTAGGCATCCATACCTGCACGCCAGTCGCTGAAGACGCCGAGCATCACCTTAGGCGATCTGATAACACGCCCTTCACGTGCACCATGCGGCAGGATGTCGCGGGTAGTAGAATCAGCAATGCCCCCGAAGCAGGTCAATGTATATGCAGCGCCATCCTTATTCATGATCACGGCCGATTTCCAGAAGTCGTGCTCCACCGAACCTACCACTACGCCTCTACGGCTATTGCCATTGAAAACGGCAGTGGCTTCGTAGCTGGTGAGAGAAGAGAAATTCAAGGGGTGTGACTGAAAGCGGATCCACTTATCATTGTCGAAGGGAATGAACAGTGCGCGGTTGTCGCCCTTGCCCAATACCGGTGTCACATCTGCCAGGTTCACCGGCGCCATATAATTGGAAGCGATGTTGCCGGAAGCTGCTTCCAAAGTAAAATCGGTAAGCAGGTAGTCTTTACCCGGGTATTGGTAGAAAGACTGTACCAGGGTAGGCAGTTTTTCATCCTTATAAGTCACCTGGATCATTGTTCCTTTGCCGAATACATCTTTCAGTGCTTTCACTGCCTGTACGCCATTGGCATAATCTTTTGTCGTGATCAGTTTTCCATTCCATTTGTAGGAAGCATACAACAGAAAATCGACATTTCCTGCCGGGCGTGTAAGGTGCAGGACCTTAGTGTTTTTGTCGTATACGATCTTCCAGCCGGGCGGCGTAGCAGCATGAGCTACGTGCAACCATAAAAGCGCTGTCACCGCTAATAGCATGTGCGGGACTATTTTAAGCTTCTTCCTCATAATAATGATAAAAGCAGGCCCGCTGCCTGTAATCAGCGGACCTGCCTCTTTTAAAAGTAACGATTAATGATAACCTTCATTCTGATCAGCAGGTGTAATATCGCCATTTAACTTCATTTCTGTATCCGGAATTGGTAACAGTACATTGAAGTTCTGTATGGTACCTGACTGTTTTGTCCATTTGTTGCGGGCCTTTACATACTCAACATATTTACCTGTACGGATCAGGTCTATGCGGCGCCAGTCTTCCGCAAAGAGTTCACGCATACGCTCGTCCATAATGGCTGTACGGAAAGCATCCTGTCCCATCGTTGTCCACTTCCTGTTGTCGGGCAGTGTACCGCCCCAGGCGCGTGTACGTACTTCGTTCACTACATTTACTGCTTCCGCTGTACGGTTTAGCTCATTGAGGCATTCTGCGTAGCATAGTTTAATATCAGCCAGGCGCAGTACCGGAATATTCTTACCGGAGTTCCACATGTTATTGATCTTATTGTCGGCATGCTTGTCTGTGCGGAAGTCTTCATACTTCTTTACGTGCGGCATCAGCTCGTCATAGTCATTACCGAGATCTTCCCATTTAAGCGGGTCCAGGTTGGGTGTTTGACCATAGTAGGTAAAGTCGTAACGAATGGCTTCAAACCGGCGCTGGTCGCCCGGTTCCCATACTCCACCACTATCCACGGAAGAATAGGCATATTGAGTAGGTACGATCTTATCATACCCGGAATAATAGCAACCATCTCCGAAGAACGCCTGTACAGCACGGGAACCTATCTGGAACTGAATCTTGTTATTGTTCGGATACACGGGGCTGAACTGAAACTCCAGGATCGCTTCTGTTGTATTGGGGGTGTTATAATCCCACAGGTTCTTATAAGGCACCAGGGAGTAATCACCCATCATCTTCTCGAAACAGGCAGCGGCCTTTGAGAAGTCGCGCAGCCCTGTGCTTACGGGGGCAGACATATAAGCCTTACCCAACATTGCCCATGCGGCGCCGGAGGTAGCACGACCGGGGTCATTGGTCTTCGGACAATTGTCAGCCGCACGTTGCAGGTCTGCGATAATGAAAGTCCACACATCTTTCAGTGGCTGGCGACGGAAACCTAATTCAGCTTCATGGTCCAGGTCACGGATAGGAATTTCGCCCCAGTACATGGCCAGCTGAAAATCGAGGAAGCCACGTATAAAGGAAGCTTCACCCACCAGTTTAGCTTCACGGGAGCCAGGTTCAACAGGCGAAGAGCTCAGGCCTTTGATGATCCTGGCAGCTTCATTCACAATAGGCCAGCGGATACCCCATTGATTTGAGATATGGGCCAATGTGGAGTTGAGGTTACCATCGTAGCGGTCAATACCACCTTTAGCAGCATCGCTCTTCATCTGCAGGGCGCCCTGCTGGGTTTCGTCGGTACCCATCATCATAATAAGCGCCTGTTCATCGGTACGCACTGCTTTCCAGCTTGCATAAGCACCTTTAAGACTTGTTTCTACCAGGTTTACGTCGGAGTACACCTGGCTTTCATCCAGCCTGGTGGGGCTTTTCTCGTCGAGGAAATTGCTGCAGGAAGCCGAGAACATTGCAAATCCTGCTACCAGGCTCCATGTTAATATATTGCGTTTCATAATGATCTAACAGTTGAAGTTTAAAAACCTACATTCAGTCCAAATACATACGATTTAACCGGAGGATAACCGTAGTCGCCGGTTTCCGGATCCATTCCCTTGTACTTCGTAATGCAGAACAGGTTAGAACCGGTTACATAGAAGCGCAGGTTATTCAATTTCCAGTTGCTGA from Chitinophaga filiformis carries:
- a CDS encoding alpha-galactosidase; translation: MLLAVTALLWLHVAHAATPPGWKIVYDKNTKVLHLTRPAGNVDFLLYASYKWNGKLITTKDYANGVQAVKALKDVFGKGTMIQVTYKDEKLPTLVQSFYQYPGKDYLLTDFTLEAASGNIASNYMAPVNLADVTPVLGKGDNRALFIPFDNDKWIRFQSHPLNFSSLTSYEATAVFNGNSRRGVVVGSVEHDFWKSAVIMNKDGAAYTLTCFGGIADSTTRDILPHGAREGRVIRSPKVMLGVFSDWRAGMDAYGTANAAIAPPRAWNKALPMGWNSWGVLQFNISYEKALEVSDFFHDNLQNHHFVNSDGELVIGLDSGWDRFTEEQLKDFVKHCKANGQMAGIYWTPFTDWGKRPESDIKEAPQYKFKDVYLYANGQPQDLDGAYAIDPTHPAIEERMKKVAALFHRCGFQYVKVDFMAHGAINADKWYNPQVRSGIAAYNYGMQLLDKYFGNMYINLSIAPIFPAQYAQSRRIACDAWNKIKDTEYTLNAVSYGWWINKIYRFNDADHVVLQQASEGENRARVTSAVITGLFISGDDFSKGGSEEGKAKARQFLTNAEVNAAAMGRSFRPVEGTGERSEDQFTFTDAKGNTYYAVFNYTENARSTQLPLQRLGLDPHKLYTVRDLWSHTDIDAADTINIPAKDVRFLKINRK
- a CDS encoding RagB/SusD family nutrient uptake outer membrane protein — translated: MKRNILTWSLVAGFAMFSASCSNFLDEKSPTRLDESQVYSDVNLVETSLKGAYASWKAVRTDEQALIMMMGTDETQQGALQMKSDAAKGGIDRYDGNLNSTLAHISNQWGIRWPIVNEAARIIKGLSSSPVEPGSREAKLVGEASFIRGFLDFQLAMYWGEIPIRDLDHEAELGFRRQPLKDVWTFIIADLQRAADNCPKTNDPGRATSGAAWAMLGKAYMSAPVSTGLRDFSKAAACFEKMMGDYSLVPYKNLWDYNTPNTTEAILEFQFSPVYPNNNKIQFQIGSRAVQAFFGDGCYYSGYDKIVPTQYAYSSVDSGGVWEPGDQRRFEAIRYDFTYYGQTPNLDPLKWEDLGNDYDELMPHVKKYEDFRTDKHADNKINNMWNSGKNIPVLRLADIKLCYAECLNELNRTAEAVNVVNEVRTRAWGGTLPDNRKWTTMGQDAFRTAIMDERMRELFAEDWRRIDLIRTGKYVEYVKARNKWTKQSGTIQNFNVLLPIPDTEMKLNGDITPADQNEGYH